The following proteins come from a genomic window of Musa acuminata AAA Group cultivar baxijiao chromosome BXJ1-7, Cavendish_Baxijiao_AAA, whole genome shotgun sequence:
- the LOC135679029 gene encoding uncharacterized protein LOC135679029 isoform X1, whose translation MDLYEQWKGILRIQKFRRMVSYAGFYCFVTLVSYAYTSNTKRAGFSNADQYYAAYPASIELLTDTAKLYKVALGNCFEEEEWGPIEFSIMAKHFERQGKPPYAYHALSYMVIPKNAEFMHLQEVCWCENKHAADSRFCWSLMHLHHEHVMCSNTWRTFSHKDNLMAAAKCSSHLPP comes from the exons ATGGACCTCTATGAGCAATGGAAGGGAATCTTGCGGATCCAAAAGTTTCGGCGAATGGTGTCATATGCTGGCTTCTATTGCTTTGTCACTCTCGTTAGTTATGCCTATACAAGCAACAC AAAGAGGGCAGGATTCTCTAATGCTGACCAGTACTATGCTGCTTATCCAGCCAGCATCGAGCTTTTGACAGATACTGCAAAG CTGTACAAGGTGGCTCTTGGAAATTGCTTTGAAGAAGAGGAATGGGGACCAATTGAGTTCTCCATCATGGCAAAACATTTTGAGCGCCAGGGAAAACCTCCATATGCGTACCATGCT ctttcttacatggtgattCCAAAGAATGCTGAATTCATGCATCTTCAAGAAGTCTGCTGGTGTGAAAATAAACATGCTGCAG ATTCTCGTTTTTGCTGGTCTCTGATGCATCTTCATCACGAACATGTCATGTGCAGCAATACATGGCGCACCTTCTCTCACAAGGACAACTTGATGGCAGCGGCTAAGTGCTCATCGCATCTGCCTCCATGA
- the LOC135679029 gene encoding uncharacterized protein LOC135679029 isoform X2, with amino-acid sequence MDLYEQWKGILRIQKFRRMVSYAGFYCFVTLVSYAYTSNTKRAGFSNADQYYAAYPASIELLTDTAKLYKVALGNCFEEEEWGPIEFSIMAKHFERQGKPPYAYHALSYMVIPKNAEFMHLQEVCWCENKHAAAIHGAPSLTRTT; translated from the exons ATGGACCTCTATGAGCAATGGAAGGGAATCTTGCGGATCCAAAAGTTTCGGCGAATGGTGTCATATGCTGGCTTCTATTGCTTTGTCACTCTCGTTAGTTATGCCTATACAAGCAACAC AAAGAGGGCAGGATTCTCTAATGCTGACCAGTACTATGCTGCTTATCCAGCCAGCATCGAGCTTTTGACAGATACTGCAAAG CTGTACAAGGTGGCTCTTGGAAATTGCTTTGAAGAAGAGGAATGGGGACCAATTGAGTTCTCCATCATGGCAAAACATTTTGAGCGCCAGGGAAAACCTCCATATGCGTACCATGCT ctttcttacatggtgattCCAAAGAATGCTGAATTCATGCATCTTCAAGAAGTCTGCTGGTGTGAAAATAAACATGCTGCAG CAATACATGGCGCACCTTCTCTCACAAGGACAACTTGA
- the LOC135679031 gene encoding uncharacterized protein LOC135679031, translating into MFSGCSVSSLAARFAFFPPDPPTYSVKKDDGGRLAASGVPRDHSMDVLVLDTKNGNKIVAFYLKNPCARLTVLYSHGNAADLGRLYDLFVQLKVNLRVNLMGYDYSGYGASTGKPSEYNTYADIEAVYQCLQTEYGVSQEDLILYGQSVGSGPTLHLAARLPRLRGVVLHSAILSGLRVVCHVNFNFCFDIYKNINKIKKVKCPVFAVHGTEDDVVNWLHGHGLWKLAKEPYEPLWIKGGGHCNLELYPDYIRHLRKFIQEMENITTATRLKKIRQTLKSPTKPVATTSAAMTTSFTANCCCRIRFRKPDFPSCSSRGCPTVQCSNGSAYLCNWCCGGDGH; encoded by the exons ATGTTCTCGGGGTGCTCGGTCTCGAGTCTGGCGGCGAGGTTCGCCTTCTTCCCGCCCGACCCACCGACTTACAGCGTCAAGAAGGACGACGGCGGGCGGCTGGCGGCATCTGGCGTCCCAAGGGACCACTCCATGGATGTCCTGGTGCTGGACACCAAGAACGGGAACAAGATTGTTGCGTTTTATTTGAAGAACCCCTGTGCCAGGCTCACAGTGCTCTACTCACATGGCAATGCTGCAGATCTGGGACGACTCTATGATCTCTTCGTGCAGCTTAAGGTCAACCTCAGGGTTAATCTGATGGG ATATGACTATTCAGGATATGGAGCATCTACTGGTAAG CCTAGTGAATACAACACATATGCAGACATCGAGGCAGTGTACCAGTGTCTGCAAACAGAATATGGAGTCAGTCAGGAAGATCTGATCTTATATGGGCAATCAGTCGGTAGCGGCCCCACATTGCATTTGGCAGCTCGCTTGCCAAGACTGCGAGGTGTAGTGCTCCACAGTGCTATATTGTCAGGACTCCGTGTGGTTTGCCATGTCAATTTCAATTTCTGCTTCGACATTTATAAA AAcattaacaaaataaaaaaggtcAAGTGCCCAGTTTTTGCAGTTCAT GGTACCGAGGATGATGTAGTGAATTGGCTTCACGGACATGGTCTGTGGAAACTAGCAAAGGAGCCGTATGAGCCCTTATGGATCAAAGGAGGAGGTCATTGCAACCTGGAGCTGTATCCAGACTACATCCGCCACCTCCGCAAGTTCATTCAGGAAATGGAGAACATCACCACTGCAACCCGGCTCAAGAAGATCCGGCAAACTCTCAAGTCGCCTACAAAACCTGTTGCTACCACCAGCGCCGCCATGACAACGAGCTTCACTGCAAACTGCTGCTGCCGAATCAGATTTAGGAAACCTGACTTCCCGAGCTGTTCGAGTAGGGGATGCCCAACGGTGCAGTGTTCCAATGGGTCAGCATACCTGTGCAACTGGTGTTGTGGTGGAGATGGCCATTGA
- the LOC135679030 gene encoding dolichyl-diphosphooligosaccharide--protein glycosyltransferase subunit DAD1-like, producing MAKSNTSDAKVLIRSLRSAYAATPISLKIIDLYVVYAITTAVIQVVYMGIVGSFPFNSFLSGVLSCVGTAVLGVCLRIQVNKENKEFKDLPPERAFADFVLCNLVLHLVIMNFLG from the exons ATGGCAAAGTCAAATACGAGCGATGCCAAAGTTCTCATTCGCTCTCTGCGTTCAGCTTATGCTGCCACACCAATTAGTCTCaaa ATTATCGATCTTTATGTGGTTTACGCAATTACTACAGCAGTAATTCAG GTCGTGTACATGGGAATAGTTGGATCGTTTCCCTTCAACTCTTTCCTTTCTGGTGTTCTTTCCTGTGTAGGGACAGCAGTACTTGGAG TTTGTCTTCGCATTCAAGTCAACAAAGAGAACAAGGAGTTTAAG GATCTACCACCCGAACGGGCTTTTGCTGATTTTGTTCTCTGCAATTTGGTGCTCCACCTGGTGATCATGAACTTTCTTGGATAG
- the LOC135679029 gene encoding uncharacterized protein LOC135679029 isoform X3, with amino-acid sequence MDLYEQWKGILRIQKFRRMVSYAGFYCFVTLVSYAYTSNTKRAGFSNADQYYAAYPASIELLTDTAKLYKVALGNCFEEEEWGPIEFSIMAKHFERQGKPPYAYHAQYMAHLLSQGQLDGSG; translated from the exons ATGGACCTCTATGAGCAATGGAAGGGAATCTTGCGGATCCAAAAGTTTCGGCGAATGGTGTCATATGCTGGCTTCTATTGCTTTGTCACTCTCGTTAGTTATGCCTATACAAGCAACAC AAAGAGGGCAGGATTCTCTAATGCTGACCAGTACTATGCTGCTTATCCAGCCAGCATCGAGCTTTTGACAGATACTGCAAAG CTGTACAAGGTGGCTCTTGGAAATTGCTTTGAAGAAGAGGAATGGGGACCAATTGAGTTCTCCATCATGGCAAAACATTTTGAGCGCCAGGGAAAACCTCCATATGCGTACCATGCT CAATACATGGCGCACCTTCTCTCACAAGGACAACTTGATGGCAGCGGCTAA